In Archangium violaceum, the following are encoded in one genomic region:
- a CDS encoding Rpn family recombination-promoting nuclease/putative transposase, which translates to MSGPHDLLARYTFSHPERAAAELRAVLPSHVVSEVDWASLRRESGSVVDPELRETESDLLFSARMRTGQPLLFYVLLEHQSSVDRWMALRMLRYVVRLVEHWRQQHPESAVLPIILPLVMYHGPDGAWTAPRRVEDLFDLPEGDEERARWRALVPRFEYLLDDLTAERAEALMARPGPPLARLVLLVLRYGRTGELAWRLSDWTALMAQVLASPNGQEELVMVVRYLLLVGDKSVRGATEQVLHSVLGTQRAEELMRSYGEELIEQGRQRGRAEGRAEGRAEGRAEGQATSIVRILAARGVHVDDEARQRILTCTDLDTLDRWFERALHATTLSDVLEDLAQ; encoded by the coding sequence ATGTCTGGACCCCATGACCTCCTTGCCCGCTATACCTTCAGTCACCCAGAGCGGGCCGCGGCCGAGCTCCGCGCCGTTCTCCCCTCGCATGTCGTCTCCGAGGTGGACTGGGCGTCCCTGCGGCGGGAGTCCGGCTCCGTCGTGGATCCGGAGCTACGGGAGACAGAGAGCGACCTGCTCTTCTCGGCTCGGATGCGCACGGGCCAGCCGCTCCTCTTCTACGTGTTGCTGGAGCACCAGTCCTCGGTGGACAGGTGGATGGCACTGAGAATGCTGCGCTACGTGGTGCGTCTGGTGGAGCACTGGCGCCAGCAGCACCCGGAGAGCGCCGTGCTCCCCATCATCCTTCCCCTGGTCATGTACCACGGGCCGGACGGGGCCTGGACGGCACCACGCCGGGTGGAGGACCTCTTCGACCTGCCAGAAGGAGATGAGGAACGGGCACGGTGGCGGGCGCTGGTGCCGCGCTTCGAGTACCTGCTCGATGACCTGACGGCCGAGCGCGCGGAGGCCTTGATGGCGCGTCCGGGTCCACCCCTGGCGCGGCTGGTCCTGCTCGTGCTGCGCTACGGGCGCACCGGGGAACTGGCTTGGAGGCTGTCGGACTGGACGGCGCTCATGGCCCAGGTGTTGGCCAGCCCCAACGGACAGGAGGAACTGGTCATGGTCGTGCGCTATCTCCTCCTGGTCGGGGACAAGTCGGTGCGTGGAGCAACGGAGCAGGTGCTACATTCGGTCCTGGGTACGCAACGCGCGGAGGAACTGATGCGCAGCTATGGCGAGGAGCTCATCGAGCAAGGCCGCCAGCGGGGACGGGCGGAGGGACGGGCAGAAGGACGAGCCGAGGGGCGGGCGGAAGGACAAGCGACGAGTATCGTCCGGATTCTCGCCGCTCGGGGCGTGCACGTCGACGACGAGGCCCGGCAACGCATCCTCACCTGCACGGACCTGGACACCCTCGATCGCTGGTTCGAACGGGCCCTGCATGCCACTACCCTCTCCGATGTCCTGGAGGACCTGGCCCAATAG
- a CDS encoding Uma2 family endonuclease, with translation MSGSKRRATYEDLETVPPNCVGEIVDGELYVSPRPASPHGRAASRLGMLLGGPFDLGEGGPGGWLIVDEPELHLGDDALVPDLAGWRRERMPEMPHTAAFTLVPDWVCEVLSPSTAVLDREKKMKAYAREGVSHLWLVDPLQRSLEIYRLEGRRWTRQGHWSGGVTVHAEPFTVLPLKLATLWER, from the coding sequence ATGAGCGGGTCGAAGCGCAGGGCCACCTACGAAGACCTGGAGACCGTCCCTCCCAACTGTGTGGGAGAGATCGTCGATGGCGAGTTGTACGTGAGCCCTCGACCGGCCTCGCCCCATGGTCGAGCCGCCTCCCGACTCGGGATGCTGTTGGGAGGACCCTTCGACCTGGGCGAGGGAGGACCCGGAGGCTGGCTCATCGTGGACGAGCCCGAGCTGCACCTGGGGGATGACGCCCTGGTGCCTGACCTGGCGGGCTGGCGCAGGGAGCGAATGCCGGAGATGCCGCACACGGCGGCCTTCACCCTGGTCCCCGATTGGGTGTGCGAGGTGCTCTCGCCCTCCACGGCGGTACTGGACCGGGAAAAGAAGATGAAGGCCTATGCCCGCGAAGGCGTGAGCCACCTGTGGTTGGTGGATCCCCTCCAGCGGTCGTTGGAAATCTATCGGCTGGAAGGTCGGCGCTGGACCCGGCAGGGCCACTGGAGCGGAGGCGTCACCGTGCACGCCGAGCCCTTCACGGTGCTCCCGCTGAAGCTCGCCACGCTCTGGGAGCGGTGA
- a CDS encoding (2Fe-2S) ferredoxin domain-containing protein, whose product MAQPKEVQPKWDGLVFVCRKCMKRAGAEELRSTLKEELGRGVRVVRSSCLKLCPKDRVCVVVGGGERMRCFLVDPKEDVDTLVRTVSDALDHSS is encoded by the coding sequence GTGGCACAGCCGAAGGAAGTCCAGCCGAAGTGGGATGGGCTGGTGTTCGTCTGCCGCAAGTGCATGAAGCGCGCGGGGGCGGAGGAACTGCGGAGCACGCTGAAGGAGGAGTTGGGCCGGGGCGTGCGGGTCGTCCGCAGTAGCTGTCTGAAGCTGTGCCCCAAGGACCGCGTCTGTGTGGTGGTGGGCGGCGGTGAGCGCATGCGCTGCTTCCTCGTCGACCCCAAGGAGGACGTGGACACACTCGTCCGCACGGTCTCCGACGCGCTCGACCACTCGTCGTAA